In one Marinitoga sp. 1197 genomic region, the following are encoded:
- a CDS encoding class I SAM-dependent methyltransferase has product MKSWEYYDKIANDYEKMYEDPYWEMHNLLSEKIIFENLKFVSGKVLDIGAGTGYWTNIFLNKGFDVYAVEPSPKMCSILKSKFKNSINIINDFAENLKFENESFDIILAMGDILSYSENDEKFLYEINRVLKKGGILIGTVDNLNKFIIDAFFSKDFDIIEVMKKQKKVNVGISKFMSFNSTLYTKNDLEKLLSNYFSKISIYGIMAFPWENELEFSKYWADVFELELKFSKVLYDTAEHLMYMVVK; this is encoded by the coding sequence ATGAAATCCTGGGAATATTATGATAAAATTGCCAATGATTATGAAAAAATGTATGAAGACCCATATTGGGAAATGCATAATTTATTATCCGAAAAGATAATTTTTGAAAATTTGAAATTTGTCAGCGGAAAAGTTCTTGATATCGGTGCTGGAACTGGATATTGGACTAATATCTTTTTAAATAAAGGATTTGATGTATATGCTGTAGAACCATCTCCAAAAATGTGTTCTATCTTAAAAAGCAAATTTAAAAATAGTATAAATATAATTAATGATTTTGCTGAAAATTTAAAATTTGAAAATGAATCATTTGATATAATTCTCGCTATGGGTGATATTTTAAGTTATTCAGAAAACGATGAAAAATTCCTATATGAAATAAATAGAGTATTAAAAAAAGGTGGAATTTTAATTGGAACTGTTGATAATTTAAATAAATTTATTATCGATGCTTTTTTTTCAAAAGATTTTGATATAATAGAAGTAATGAAAAAACAAAAAAAAGTAAATGTTGGAATTTCAAAATTTATGTCTTTTAATTCAACTTTATATACGAAAAATGATTTAGAAAAATTGTTATCGAACTATTTTAGTAAAATATCAATATATGGAATTATGGCTTTTCCTTGGGAGAACGAGTTAGAATTTTCCAAATATTGGGCCGATGTATTTGAATTGGAACTGAAATTTTCGAAAGTTTTATATGATACAGCAGAACATTTAATGTATATGGTCGTGAAATAA
- a CDS encoding sigma-70 family RNA polymerase sigma factor: MSKYKLRTLRVESLIKLAQSGDKEAMNMIMVKFEPMIKSIASKYYGAWAEFQDLVQIGFVGLIQGVYSFDENNKTKFSTFAYLNISSEIKSFLTYLNRLKNKVLSDAVSIESMFEDYSEDSDYYFEVPSETDLYQSVVYNYIFERSIEQMKDLEKNIVKMWLDNNSYDEISDKLNVAKKKVDNTIQKFKKIANRVMKYVNATIDIGGK; this comes from the coding sequence ATGAGTAAATATAAATTAAGAACTTTACGTGTTGAATCACTAATTAAATTAGCTCAATCAGGCGATAAAGAAGCAATGAATATGATCATGGTAAAATTTGAACCCATGATTAAGTCTATTGCTTCAAAATATTATGGTGCGTGGGCTGAATTTCAGGATCTTGTTCAAATAGGATTTGTTGGTTTAATACAGGGAGTTTATTCATTTGATGAAAATAATAAAACAAAATTTTCAACCTTTGCCTATCTTAATATATCATCTGAAATAAAATCATTTTTAACCTATTTAAATAGATTAAAAAATAAAGTATTATCGGATGCTGTTAGTATAGAATCCATGTTTGAAGACTATTCTGAAGATTCAGATTATTATTTTGAAGTTCCATCTGAAACAGATTTATACCAATCTGTAGTCTATAATTATATCTTTGAAAGGTCAATTGAACAAATGAAAGATCTGGAAAAAAATATTGTGAAGATGTGGTTAGATAACAATTCTTATGATGAAATTTCTGATAAGCTCAATGTCGCAAAAAAGAAAGTGGACAATACTATACAAAAATTTAAAAAAATTGCAAATAGGGTAATGAAATACGTTAATGCTACTATAGATATAGGAGGTAAATAA
- the leuS gene encoding leucine--tRNA ligase yields the protein MEFDHKNIEEKWQKKWAEKNIFKTSQRSDKKKYYVLTMFPYPSGTIHVGHVKNYVIGDVVARYKKMQGFNVLHPFGYDAFGLPAENAAIKNNVNPGDWTFKNIEIIKKQIKKIGISYDWDREIATCKEDYYKWTQWIFLKLYEKGLAYKKHAAVNWCPSCKTVLANEQVVNGKCERCGTEIEMKKLEQWYFKITDYSEKLLNDLEKLEGWPENVKIMQKNWIGKSVGAEVKFKIDGTEKELTVFTTRPDTLWGVTFMALAPESPIVEELTTPEQKKEVEEFLNRVTKEDKFKRIAQGAKKDGAFTGSYAINPVNGEKIPIYVANYILFEYGTGAIMAVPAHDQRDFEFAKEFNLPIRVVIKPENKNFLEEDLTEAFTDDGIMVNSNKFDGMKNREALPKIIDWLEKNNIGNKSIQYKLRDWLISRQRYWGAPIPIIYCEKCGTVPVPEKDLPVKLPTNVTFEPTGKSPLTYTDEFINTTCPKCGRPAKREVDTMDTFVDSSWYYLRYINPKMNDKPFDSDDVNYWLPVDQYIGGVEHAILHLLYSRFITKVLYDLGYINFVEPFSNLFTQGMIYKDGAKMSKSKGNVVSPDEMVEKYGADTLRLYMLFMGPPEKDAEWNDAGLEGIARFMNKVWIAMSKIIEVTKNVDTKNMKLNTKEEKSLRRKLHQMIGKITNDIEKNFQFNTAISGMMELINELNSYINNISKKDWNKELLKEVAEDFIILLSPFAPHLSEELWHMMGHNTFVVNAKWPDVDKKALEVDELEIVVQINGKVRSKIIVDANSTEEMIKNKAFEDEKVKKYIENSEIKKVILVKGKLLNIVIKK from the coding sequence ATGGAATTCGATCATAAAAATATAGAAGAAAAATGGCAAAAAAAATGGGCAGAAAAAAATATCTTTAAGACTTCACAAAGAAGCGATAAGAAAAAATATTACGTTTTGACAATGTTCCCATATCCATCTGGAACTATACACGTTGGTCATGTAAAAAATTATGTAATTGGCGATGTTGTTGCTAGATATAAAAAAATGCAGGGATTTAATGTTTTACATCCCTTTGGATATGACGCTTTTGGATTACCAGCAGAAAATGCTGCTATAAAAAATAATGTAAATCCTGGAGATTGGACTTTTAAAAATATTGAAATTATAAAAAAGCAAATTAAAAAGATTGGAATTAGTTATGATTGGGATAGAGAAATTGCAACATGTAAAGAAGATTATTATAAATGGACCCAATGGATATTTTTGAAATTATATGAAAAAGGTTTAGCTTATAAAAAACATGCTGCTGTTAATTGGTGTCCAAGCTGTAAAACTGTTTTAGCCAATGAACAGGTTGTTAATGGAAAATGTGAAAGATGTGGTACAGAAATAGAAATGAAAAAGTTAGAACAATGGTATTTTAAAATAACAGATTATTCTGAAAAGTTATTAAATGATCTTGAAAAACTTGAGGGATGGCCTGAAAATGTTAAAATTATGCAAAAGAATTGGATTGGAAAAAGTGTAGGAGCTGAAGTTAAGTTTAAAATTGACGGTACAGAAAAAGAATTAACTGTTTTCACCACAAGACCGGATACTCTCTGGGGTGTAACTTTTATGGCTTTAGCTCCTGAATCTCCTATTGTTGAAGAATTAACAACTCCAGAGCAAAAGAAAGAAGTAGAAGAATTTTTAAACAGAGTAACTAAAGAAGATAAATTTAAGAGAATTGCACAAGGTGCAAAGAAAGATGGGGCCTTTACAGGAAGTTATGCAATTAATCCAGTAAACGGAGAAAAAATACCTATTTATGTAGCTAATTATATTTTATTTGAGTATGGTACTGGAGCAATTATGGCTGTCCCTGCACATGACCAAAGAGATTTTGAATTTGCCAAAGAATTTAATTTGCCAATTAGAGTTGTTATTAAACCAGAAAACAAAAATTTTCTCGAAGAAGATTTAACAGAAGCTTTTACCGATGATGGAATAATGGTAAATTCTAATAAATTTGATGGCATGAAAAATAGAGAAGCTTTGCCAAAAATTATTGATTGGCTTGAAAAAAATAATATAGGAAATAAAAGCATTCAATATAAATTAAGGGATTGGTTGATATCAAGACAAAGATACTGGGGAGCACCAATACCTATAATTTATTGTGAAAAATGTGGAACTGTCCCTGTACCAGAAAAAGATTTACCCGTAAAACTTCCTACAAATGTTACTTTTGAGCCAACAGGAAAAAGCCCTTTAACTTATACCGATGAATTTATTAATACTACATGTCCAAAATGTGGAAGACCCGCAAAAAGAGAAGTTGATACAATGGATACATTCGTTGATAGTAGTTGGTATTATTTAAGATATATTAATCCTAAGATGAATGATAAGCCTTTTGATTCAGATGATGTAAATTACTGGCTTCCAGTTGACCAATATATTGGTGGTGTTGAACATGCTATTTTGCATTTATTATATTCACGATTTATAACAAAAGTATTATATGACCTTGGGTATATTAATTTTGTTGAGCCATTCTCCAATCTATTTACTCAGGGAATGATATATAAAGATGGAGCAAAAATGTCAAAATCAAAAGGTAATGTTGTTTCTCCAGATGAAATGGTTGAAAAGTATGGAGCAGATACACTAAGATTATATATGCTATTTATGGGGCCACCAGAAAAAGATGCAGAATGGAATGATGCAGGTTTAGAAGGTATTGCTAGATTTATGAATAAAGTATGGATTGCAATGTCTAAAATAATAGAAGTAACAAAAAATGTTGACACAAAAAATATGAAACTAAATACAAAAGAAGAAAAATCTTTAAGAAGAAAATTGCATCAAATGATTGGAAAAATAACAAATGATATAGAAAAGAATTTTCAATTTAATACTGCAATTAGTGGTATGATGGAATTAATTAATGAACTTAATTCATATATAAATAATATCTCAAAAAAAGACTGGAATAAAGAATTATTAAAAGAAGTTGCAGAAGATTTTATTATTCTTTTATCTCCTTTTGCACCTCATTTATCAGAAGAATTATGGCATATGATGGGCCATAATACATTTGTTGTCAATGCGAAATGGCCAGATGTAGACAAAAAAGCTCTAGAAGTTGATGAATTAGAAATTGTTGTTCAGATAAATGGTAAAGTAAGATCAAAAATAATAGTTGATGCAAATTCAACTGAAGAAATGATTAAAAATAAAGCATTTGAAGATGAAAAAGTAAAAAAATACATTGAAAATTCAGAGATAAAAAAGGTAATTCTTGTAAAAGGTAAATTGCTTAATATAGTGATTAAAAAGTGA
- a CDS encoding YdcF family protein: MLWIRKIIQSFIELPGLFITLIILLNFRIKKSKKSNKMIIFTSIIIYLFSIQITSRILVYPLENAFEPYKENKVNIPSIIVILGGGAIPKTPISPSLGEMSDQAFKRIFAGYELYKKTNYPIVISGGKPPNTDYIPEALVMRDYLVRFGVNPSNIFIEPDAQTTEENAKYVKSLINNMKINRIFLVTSAIHLPRSYKIFKNFINSNIEIVPVPSNYLITRDKITWIDFKPDIDSLRANAMAIHEYLGLIFFSILK; this comes from the coding sequence ATGCTATGGATTAGAAAAATCATTCAATCATTTATCGAATTGCCGGGCCTGTTTATTACTTTAATTATTTTATTAAATTTCAGAATAAAAAAATCGAAAAAATCAAATAAAATGATTATATTTACTTCTATAATAATTTATCTTTTTTCTATTCAAATAACCTCAAGAATATTAGTTTATCCTTTAGAAAATGCGTTTGAGCCATATAAAGAAAACAAAGTTAATATCCCTTCTATCATTGTAATTTTAGGTGGAGGAGCTATACCTAAAACACCTATTTCACCTTCTTTAGGTGAAATGTCAGATCAAGCCTTTAAACGAATTTTTGCAGGCTATGAATTATATAAAAAAACAAATTACCCTATTGTTATTTCTGGCGGAAAACCACCAAATACAGATTATATTCCAGAGGCTTTAGTAATGAGAGATTATCTTGTTAGATTTGGTGTTAATCCCTCAAATATTTTTATCGAACCAGATGCACAAACAACCGAGGAAAATGCAAAATATGTAAAATCTTTAATTAATAATATGAAAATAAATAGAATATTTTTAGTTACTTCTGCTATTCATTTGCCAAGATCATACAAAATTTTTAAAAACTTTATTAATAGTAATATCGAAATAGTTCCAGTTCCTTCAAATTATCTAATAACACGGGATAAAATTACATGGATAGATTTTAAACCTGATATAGATTCTTTACGAGCAAATGCTATGGCAATACATGAATATCTGGGATTAATATTTTTTTCTATCTTAAAATAG
- the rsmI gene encoding 16S rRNA (cytidine(1402)-2'-O)-methyltransferase, translating into MGKLYIIGTPIGNLKDISLRAVEILKKSDIIFVEDKRVTIKLLNNLDIGKKELFTFSEYNANKVLKKALEIIKEKNICSLVSDAGMPVISDPGYQLINKCWEDNVEIDIIPGPNAPSAAIALSGFPGSKYMFQGFLPRGKNKRRLLRKIKDLGILFVFFESPQRLNNTLKEILEIVGNRDIFIAREMTKIHQELFRGTIKEAIAHFSERNIKGEITIVLSGKEGESENI; encoded by the coding sequence ATGGGAAAATTGTATATAATAGGAACACCTATAGGAAATCTGAAAGATATTTCTTTAAGAGCTGTTGAGATATTAAAGAAATCAGATATTATTTTTGTAGAAGATAAAAGAGTAACTATAAAATTATTAAATAATCTTGATATTGGGAAAAAAGAATTATTTACTTTTAGCGAATATAACGCTAATAAAGTTCTTAAAAAAGCTCTGGAAATTATTAAAGAAAAAAATATTTGTTCTCTTGTAAGTGATGCAGGCATGCCTGTAATATCTGATCCTGGTTATCAATTAATAAATAAATGCTGGGAAGATAATGTGGAAATAGATATCATACCAGGTCCAAATGCACCTTCTGCTGCAATTGCTTTAAGCGGATTTCCTGGTTCAAAATATATGTTTCAGGGGTTTTTGCCTCGTGGTAAAAACAAAAGACGTCTTCTTAGAAAAATTAAAGATCTTGGAATTCTTTTTGTTTTTTTTGAATCACCACAGAGACTAAATAACACTTTAAAAGAAATATTAGAAATAGTTGGTAATAGAGACATTTTTATAGCAAGAGAAATGACAAAAATTCATCAAGAATTATTCAGAGGAACTATTAAAGAAGCCATTGCTCATTTTTCAGAAAGAAATATTAAGGGTGAAATAACAATCGTGTTATCCGGAAAAGAGGGAGAAAGTGAAAATATCTGA
- the yqeH gene encoding ribosome biogenesis GTPase YqeH, with protein MKCHGCGVEIQTENPEIPGFLPEHVYEKFIGNEEKALCQRCFKLKHYGELIPVSINKNFYNQLKSIIYEFDTVLWVIDIIDFEGTFDKDILNLVKNKNLFLIINKVDLLPKSVAFTELKDWIYDRVKDNVNIKKDNIRLISAKRNFGINRLIKLLKEQKIEKALVVGTTNVGKSSLLNNMTDVKITTSSFPGTTLGIVKRKIINHNIYLYDTPGIETKQRFTDFFDIYTQVEMIPHKTISRKTFKPDIGKVIFVSALFRFKILSLAKNSLKPIFLIFAPERISFHQTKEERVDDLLKNHIGEIIYPPYEKDYPLKNIDYEKEIISIEENEELAIPGLGWISVRRGPLNIEVVKPKNIELIIRKPLITPKRGNII; from the coding sequence ATGAAATGTCATGGATGTGGGGTTGAAATACAAACAGAAAATCCGGAAATTCCTGGTTTCTTACCGGAACATGTTTATGAAAAGTTCATAGGCAATGAAGAAAAAGCTTTATGTCAAAGGTGTTTTAAATTAAAACATTATGGTGAACTAATTCCTGTTTCCATAAACAAAAATTTTTACAATCAATTAAAAAGTATTATCTATGAATTTGATACAGTTTTATGGGTTATCGATATTATTGATTTTGAAGGTACTTTTGATAAAGATATATTAAATTTAGTAAAAAATAAAAATCTATTTTTAATAATTAACAAAGTTGATCTATTGCCAAAAAGTGTAGCTTTTACTGAATTAAAAGACTGGATTTACGACAGGGTTAAAGACAATGTTAATATTAAAAAAGATAATATTCGCTTAATAAGTGCGAAAAGGAATTTTGGTATAAATAGATTAATAAAGTTACTAAAAGAACAAAAGATAGAAAAAGCTCTTGTAGTTGGTACTACAAATGTCGGTAAATCATCACTTTTAAATAACATGACTGATGTAAAAATTACAACAAGTTCATTTCCCGGAACTACATTAGGAATTGTTAAAAGAAAAATTATTAACCATAATATATACTTATATGATACTCCAGGAATAGAGACTAAACAAAGATTTACAGACTTTTTTGACATATATACTCAGGTGGAAATGATACCTCATAAAACTATTAGTAGAAAAACCTTTAAACCAGATATCGGTAAAGTTATATTTGTAAGTGCACTTTTCAGATTTAAAATTTTATCTTTAGCTAAAAATAGTTTGAAACCTATTTTCTTGATATTTGCCCCAGAAAGAATATCTTTTCATCAAACCAAAGAGGAAAGAGTAGATGATTTATTAAAAAATCATATTGGGGAAATTATTTATCCTCCATATGAAAAAGACTATCCATTAAAAAATATTGATTATGAAAAAGAAATTATTTCAATTGAAGAAAATGAAGAATTAGCTATACCTGGGTTAGGTTGGATTTCTGTAAGAAGAGGCCCTTTGAATATAGAGGTTGTTAAACCTAAAAATATTGAATTAATAATTAGAAAACCTTTAATTACACCAAAAAGAGGTAATATTATATAG
- a CDS encoding redox-sensing transcriptional repressor Rex, translated as MKNPKIPKPTIKRLAMYYRCLENKKSSGVQRTSSKELAESLHIKASQIRKDLSYFGEFGKRGVGYDIDKLMNSIKSILGLNKKWSVAIVGVGNLGSAIANYTGLEKNGFFIKVAFDKDKTKIGKQISAGILVYDMKDMKKICAEKGIEIAILAVPAEVAQKVAEQLVETGIKGILNFAPTSLSLPENIAVENVDFTISLKALTYDIVSNNKNIYELQE; from the coding sequence ATGAAAAATCCAAAAATTCCAAAACCAACTATTAAAAGACTCGCGATGTATTATCGATGTTTGGAAAATAAAAAATCATCGGGAGTCCAAAGAACTTCATCTAAAGAATTAGCAGAATCGTTACATATTAAAGCAAGTCAAATTAGAAAAGATTTGTCCTATTTTGGAGAATTTGGAAAACGTGGTGTGGGGTATGATATTGATAAACTAATGAATTCAATTAAATCTATTTTAGGGCTTAATAAAAAATGGAGTGTTGCTATTGTTGGAGTTGGAAACCTGGGATCAGCTATTGCTAATTATACTGGTTTAGAAAAAAATGGTTTTTTTATAAAAGTTGCTTTTGATAAAGATAAAACAAAAATCGGGAAACAAATATCAGCTGGAATCTTAGTCTATGATATGAAAGATATGAAAAAAATATGTGCTGAAAAAGGAATAGAAATTGCTATTTTAGCGGTACCGGCAGAAGTTGCACAAAAAGTTGCTGAACAATTAGTAGAAACAGGCATAAAAGGGATATTAAATTTTGCACCTACTTCTTTAAGTTTGCCAGAAAATATTGCTGTTGAAAATGTGGATTTCACCATTTCTTTAAAAGCTTTAACCTATGATATAGTTTCTAATAATAAGAATATATATGAATTACAGGAATAA
- the pduL gene encoding phosphate propanoyltransferase produces the protein MKLKKTGIIVGVSNRHVHLSKEDLEVLFGEGYELHPIKDLKQPGQYAAEEVVTLVGPKGKIERVRVLGPVRKETQIEISQTDAFKLGVKPPVRDSGDLDGTPGIKIIGPKGEVETKKGLILAKRHIHMLPEDAEKYNVKDKDLVYVAIEKGDRKLIFGDVLIRVSPKYALEFHVDTDEANAALIKTGDEVFIVEEF, from the coding sequence ATGAAATTAAAAAAAACAGGAATTATAGTGGGTGTTTCAAACAGACATGTTCATCTATCAAAAGAAGATTTAGAGGTATTATTTGGTGAAGGTTATGAGTTGCATCCTATAAAAGATTTAAAACAACCAGGTCAATATGCAGCAGAAGAAGTTGTTACTTTAGTTGGTCCAAAAGGAAAAATAGAAAGAGTTAGAGTTTTAGGACCTGTTAGAAAAGAAACTCAAATAGAGATTTCTCAAACAGATGCCTTTAAATTAGGAGTGAAACCTCCTGTTAGAGATTCAGGTGATTTAGATGGAACTCCTGGAATAAAAATTATTGGTCCAAAAGGTGAAGTTGAAACGAAAAAAGGTTTAATTTTAGCTAAAAGACATATTCATATGCTTCCTGAAGATGCTGAAAAATATAATGTCAAAGATAAAGATTTAGTATATGTTGCTATTGAAAAAGGTGATAGAAAATTAATATTTGGTGACGTGTTAATAAGAGTAAGTCCAAAATATGCTCTGGAATTTCATGTTGATACTGATGAAGCGAATGCTGCTTTAATAAAAACAGGTGACGAAGTATTTATAGTTGAAGAATTTTAA
- the xseA gene encoding exodeoxyribonuclease VII large subunit: MKISENKKIFENLIDLFNWIQMELNETELFNSIIIFNGDISKAKTSSAGDLFIEVSQRNDKGKTFKISVFLSRYHIKTLLNSLGLKNIKELENKNWKFYGKLSFWPTSASLAIRLQSLVPIGESKLEKRKKAIINKLKINGLLRERKNKLDDLPPTRKIAIISSQTAAGYGDFIKNINKLSSPPLIHLYSSPMQGVEVPTGINKSLDLILNSKIDYDIIVIIRGGGAQSDLMYFNDYDLAEKIAIVNNTIPVLTGIGHEQDITIPDYVSYINFSTPTEVARAIVNQIENFNNQINENFQKIYYMVNNIFSHAEFFSKNILNNINSTINHLFEKEKNKMNFYINSLTNFQNILSSFETWLYRELNFINYVSEHINNKINVLYNENIAFEKNIKKDFDLLESYNLKKINDYYVEITKNSPFSSFLSGGGVIIQKSKIISSVYDLDKNKELEIKLKDGEVKSDIKEIKYYREDLK; the protein is encoded by the coding sequence GTGAAAATATCTGAAAATAAAAAAATTTTTGAAAATTTAATAGATTTGTTTAATTGGATTCAGATGGAATTGAATGAAACAGAACTTTTTAATTCTATTATAATATTTAATGGGGATATTTCAAAGGCAAAAACAAGCAGTGCTGGTGATTTATTTATAGAAGTTTCTCAAAGAAATGACAAAGGAAAAACTTTTAAAATAAGTGTATTTTTATCAAGATATCATATAAAAACACTTTTAAATAGTCTTGGTTTGAAAAATATCAAAGAATTAGAAAATAAAAACTGGAAATTTTATGGGAAACTTTCTTTCTGGCCTACTTCAGCTTCTTTAGCCATAAGATTACAATCTCTTGTCCCCATTGGAGAATCTAAGCTGGAAAAAAGAAAAAAAGCTATTATAAATAAATTAAAAATAAATGGGTTATTAAGGGAAAGAAAAAATAAATTAGATGATTTACCTCCTACAAGAAAAATTGCTATTATTTCATCTCAAACCGCTGCTGGATATGGCGATTTTATAAAAAACATCAATAAACTTTCTTCACCACCTTTAATTCATCTTTATTCCTCACCAATGCAGGGAGTAGAAGTCCCTACAGGTATTAATAAATCATTAGATTTAATCCTGAATTCTAAAATAGATTATGATATTATTGTAATTATAAGAGGCGGTGGTGCTCAATCTGATTTAATGTATTTTAATGATTATGATTTAGCAGAAAAAATCGCTATTGTAAATAATACAATACCTGTTTTAACTGGTATTGGTCATGAACAGGATATAACTATACCCGATTATGTTTCTTATATAAATTTTTCTACACCTACCGAAGTAGCGAGAGCTATCGTTAATCAAATAGAAAATTTTAATAATCAAATAAATGAAAATTTTCAAAAAATTTATTATATGGTTAATAATATATTTTCACATGCTGAATTTTTTTCAAAAAATATACTAAACAATATAAATTCAACTATTAATCATCTGTTTGAAAAAGAAAAAAATAAAATGAACTTTTATATTAATTCACTAACTAATTTTCAAAATATATTATCTTCATTTGAAACTTGGTTGTACAGGGAATTAAATTTTATTAATTATGTATCAGAACATATAAATAATAAAATAAATGTTCTATATAATGAAAATATTGCTTTTGAAAAAAATATAAAAAAAGATTTTGATTTACTTGAATCTTATAATTTGAAAAAAATTAATGATTATTATGTTGAAATAACTAAAAATAGTCCTTTTAGCTCTTTTTTAAGTGGAGGAGGCGTTATTATTCAGAAATCCAAAATAATTTCAAGCGTATATGATCTGGATAAAAATAAAGAATTAGAGATTAAACTAAAGGATGGGGAAGTTAAAAGTGATATAAAAGAAATTAAATACTATAGGGAGGATCTAAAATGA